A portion of the Halobacillus ihumii genome contains these proteins:
- a CDS encoding DUF1648 domain-containing protein gives MEKSKGWTKILTFFFVIVLGFHLIHLILLWPDIPDRIAIHFMNGDPGNGGAKWYLLIMPVIGVLTWWLLGRLTKYPEKLNYINLTEENRDRQYKMMRKTMEIMQNLVFLTFILANEAFLRDVLGAKNDIFFFLSIASLLLIPLGSFFNLVWAARLS, from the coding sequence ATGGAAAAAAGTAAAGGTTGGACAAAAATATTAACGTTCTTTTTCGTGATTGTACTGGGGTTCCATTTGATACATTTGATTTTGTTATGGCCAGATATTCCTGACCGTATCGCAATCCACTTTATGAATGGCGATCCAGGTAATGGGGGGGCAAAATGGTATTTGCTGATTATGCCAGTAATAGGTGTTTTAACATGGTGGTTGTTAGGGAGGTTAACTAAATATCCCGAAAAGTTAAATTACATTAATTTAACTGAAGAAAACCGAGATAGGCAATACAAAATGATGCGGAAGACCATGGAAATAATGCAAAACCTAGTTTTTCTTACATTTATATTGGCTAATGAAGCATTTCTAAGAGATGTTCTTGGTGCTAAAAATGATATTTTCTTTTTCCTATCTATCGCTTCACTGCTCTTGATTCCATTGGGGAGCTTCTTCAACCTGGTTTGGGCTGCACGTTTAAGTTAG
- a CDS encoding His/Gly/Thr/Pro-type tRNA ligase C-terminal domain-containing protein, with the protein MGISFGLDVLHAALSKFLKTQENTDIDYYIIPLGTPKESLLVASKFRKQGFKIELELSNKKLGKALDKANKENFCNVIIIGEEEVRKNQLKIKNMDSGVESIEPFYFN; encoded by the coding sequence GTGGGTATATCGTTTGGCTTAGATGTTCTTCATGCTGCTTTAAGTAAATTTTTAAAGACACAAGAGAATACTGATATAGATTACTATATAATCCCACTAGGTACACCTAAGGAATCGTTACTTGTGGCAAGTAAGTTTAGAAAACAAGGTTTTAAAATTGAGTTGGAATTAAGCAACAAGAAATTAGGTAAAGCACTTGATAAAGCAAATAAAGAAAATTTCTGTAATGTAATTATCATTGGTGAGGAAGAAGTAAGAAAGAATCAACTTAAAATCAAAAATATGGATTCTGGAGTGGAAAGTATCGAGCCCTTCTATTTTAATTGA
- a CDS encoding DUF5412 family protein has protein sequence MERKYNVGSFSLSLFCLGISLYSFYSHINNIWLIAPPNYIVLLLSIVAFTLGIKGFKDKTNWFSKLRSWVSVTLSLLLSISLFLACSLSILASSFGANEHIKTVHSPNDEYRIDFYHWDAGAAGTFGIRGELNGPLRFKKRIYFQKRTEDVEVEWKGNDTMSINNHILNLDKGDTYGY, from the coding sequence TTGGAAAGGAAATATAATGTAGGCTCATTTAGTTTATCGCTGTTTTGCCTGGGGATTTCTTTATACTCCTTTTATTCCCATATAAACAATATTTGGTTAATCGCACCTCCAAATTACATTGTCCTTCTACTTTCCATAGTTGCATTTACTTTAGGGATAAAGGGTTTTAAAGATAAAACGAATTGGTTTTCAAAATTAAGAAGTTGGGTATCGGTAACGTTATCTTTGTTATTATCTATTAGCCTTTTTCTTGCATGTTCACTCTCCATTTTAGCGTCCTCATTTGGAGCGAATGAACATATTAAAACCGTCCATTCACCTAATGATGAATATAGAATTGATTTTTACCATTGGGATGCAGGTGCTGCAGGCACATTTGGAATAAGAGGAGAATTAAATGGACCGCTACGGTTTAAAAAAAGAATCTATTTCCAGAAAAGAACTGAGGATGTAGAGGTTGAATGGAAAGGCAATGATACTATGTCGATAAATAATCATATTTTGAATTTGGATAAAGGAGATACATATGGTTATTAG
- a CDS encoding lipoprotein, which translates to MKKVFSLLILLLVLAGCSTNETSNYHYIFVGESEHWKAKYDVEGTEVWKDEEGNRISYSHEDSYEFLLEYKGTLTKLASFNKLEYSFRTSSGGGSSKLNLDYSLQDLQFTRRGSSINGAKLSKDEVIKVIVKWGNNKEKIELQSKK; encoded by the coding sequence TTGAAAAAAGTTTTTTCATTGCTGATCCTGTTGTTAGTTTTAGCTGGTTGCTCAACAAATGAAACCAGTAATTACCACTATATATTTGTAGGGGAAAGCGAACATTGGAAAGCCAAATACGATGTAGAGGGAACCGAAGTTTGGAAAGACGAAGAAGGAAACCGTATATCGTATTCCCACGAAGATAGTTATGAGTTTTTGCTTGAATATAAAGGTACGTTAACTAAATTGGCATCTTTTAATAAACTTGAGTATTCCTTTAGAACAAGTTCAGGTGGTGGAAGCAGCAAATTAAACTTAGATTATTCACTTCAGGATTTACAGTTTACACGTAGAGGTAGTTCAATAAACGGAGCCAAATTGAGTAAAGACGAAGTTATTAAAGTTATCGTAAAATGGGGTAATAACAAGGAAAAAATAGAATTGCAAAGTAAGAAGTGA
- a CDS encoding DUF6241 domain-containing protein, whose amino-acid sequence MMKIAISVLTIVVLMMVGTVWAAQGNLFSSAEEKKDMSAEESGEITGDPGTKEEGKQSNEENPFGQNIGVDELTGDDLRRYIHGMSHQKVKANEKWWFYEISDQRIEWLLHSLDESDISNDELYRVILERWQEGDFSQVVEDHNFIWGLEDGIVGKATRILSEEEERVYINSEK is encoded by the coding sequence ATGATGAAAATCGCTATATCAGTCTTAACAATTGTAGTTTTAATGATGGTTGGAACAGTTTGGGCGGCACAAGGAAATTTATTTTCAAGTGCTGAGGAAAAGAAAGACATGTCTGCAGAAGAATCTGGAGAGATTACAGGCGATCCAGGCACTAAAGAAGAAGGAAAACAATCTAATGAGGAAAACCCATTTGGTCAAAATATAGGTGTAGATGAGCTAACAGGTGATGATCTTAGAAGGTACATTCACGGGATGTCACATCAAAAGGTGAAAGCTAACGAAAAATGGTGGTTTTATGAGATTAGCGATCAACGAATTGAATGGTTATTACATAGTTTAGATGAATCAGATATTAGTAATGATGAATTATACAGAGTGATCCTTGAAAGGTGGCAAGAGGGAGACTTCTCTCAGGTTGTTGAAGACCATAATTTTATTTGGGGACTAGAAGATGGAATTGTGGGTAAAGCCACAAGAATCCTAAGCGAAGAAGAAGAAAGAGTCTATATTAATAGTGAAAAATGA
- the istB gene encoding IS21-like element helper ATPase IstB codes for MKKTVNELQDQFRQLRLSETAEELPQLLREAEKSSWTYLEFLESITRYELAKREAKSFEKRMKWARFPFVKSLDEFELNGQNVLTARQLTQLRELSWLEQQYNLIILGPPGIGKTYIAIGLGLEAVSRGFNVYFATMGELVQLLKTEEYLNKSKVQLKRMRNADLVIIDDLMYMAMDQREANLFFHLINHLYERSSIILTSNKSPEEWGNLIGDQGITTAILDRLLHRVEVIQGGENEESYRMKNRKSIF; via the coding sequence ATGAAGAAGACCGTGAATGAATTACAAGATCAATTTCGTCAGTTACGTCTATCAGAAACTGCGGAGGAGCTTCCACAGCTTCTTCGCGAAGCTGAAAAATCTTCATGGACCTACTTAGAATTCTTAGAATCTATTACGCGATATGAACTAGCAAAACGGGAAGCCAAAAGCTTTGAAAAAAGAATGAAATGGGCACGATTCCCTTTCGTGAAGTCATTAGATGAGTTTGAACTGAATGGTCAAAACGTGCTGACTGCCCGCCAGCTAACACAACTCAGAGAATTAAGCTGGCTGGAACAGCAGTATAACCTAATTATTCTTGGGCCACCTGGCATTGGGAAAACGTACATCGCAATTGGACTGGGTCTCGAAGCTGTTTCCAGAGGATTCAACGTTTACTTCGCTACAATGGGTGAGCTTGTACAGCTCTTAAAGACGGAAGAATATCTGAACAAATCAAAGGTACAACTGAAACGAATGAGAAACGCTGACCTTGTGATTATTGATGATTTGATGTACATGGCGATGGATCAGCGAGAGGCAAATCTGTTTTTCCATTTGATTAACCATTTATACGAACGAAGTTCGATCATCTTAACCTCAAATAAAAGTCCAGAGGAATGGGGGAATCTGATTGGTGATCAGGGGATTACGACAGCGATTTTAGATCGTTTACTCCATCGTGTGGAAGTTATACAGGGCGGAGAGAATGAGGAAAGTTATCGTATGAAAAACAGAAAAAGCATCTTTTAA
- the istA gene encoding IS21 family transposase has translation MLYLKIKDLYKRKFKVAQIAKELKISRPTVYKYLEMTFDEAKAYTELPIGKKKKLDSYKDWILAWLEEYPHLSAAQIHDWLLERYPNLAVGGSTVRSYVKDIREFYQIEKKVTVRQYEAIPEQPMGKQLQVDWGETKQKTTESKEIKLYFIAFVLAHSRQKYMEWQTRPFTTRDAIRCHENAFQFYGGCPEEIVYDQDHLITVSENAGQLLLTAEFQSYVNERKFKVHLCRRADPESKGMIENVVKYIKGNFADSRVFSDIEDWNQRGLQWLMRTGNYQVHQTTKKRPAEVFLVEKQHLKPVSSLLSYESTNNQSITRSVSKDNTIRYKSNRYSVPLGTYQTNADNHVLIEVTGEEPPTLVIRKEAESEIIAEHVISLEKGKLIQNRNHIRDRSKGVEEFKRRLISFFENKTQASGYFDEISQRYPRYRRDQFAIIHQVIKQYPTVIETVLTKCMREKLFSANDFRDMAKHINRLPHEPVKEAKSFYTYPAKYSHIKTSTRSINAYTSILGGLS, from the coding sequence GTGTTGTATTTAAAAATTAAGGACCTATATAAACGGAAGTTTAAAGTAGCACAAATCGCTAAGGAGCTTAAGATCTCAAGACCAACTGTCTATAAATATTTAGAGATGACTTTTGATGAAGCAAAAGCTTATACAGAACTGCCTATTGGGAAGAAAAAGAAATTAGACAGCTACAAAGACTGGATCCTTGCCTGGTTAGAAGAATACCCTCACTTGAGTGCTGCACAAATACATGATTGGCTTCTAGAGAGATACCCGAACCTGGCGGTCGGTGGAAGTACGGTGAGATCATATGTTAAAGATATCAGGGAATTCTACCAGATTGAGAAGAAGGTAACGGTTCGCCAATACGAAGCAATACCTGAACAACCAATGGGGAAACAACTTCAGGTAGACTGGGGTGAAACAAAACAGAAGACAACGGAGAGCAAAGAGATCAAGTTGTATTTCATTGCGTTTGTCCTCGCTCACTCCAGACAGAAGTATATGGAATGGCAAACAAGGCCATTTACCACGAGAGATGCGATCCGATGTCATGAAAATGCATTTCAATTCTATGGAGGATGTCCAGAAGAAATCGTATACGATCAGGATCACTTAATTACAGTGAGTGAAAATGCAGGACAGCTGCTTTTAACAGCTGAGTTTCAAAGTTATGTGAATGAACGTAAGTTTAAGGTTCATTTGTGCAGAAGAGCTGATCCGGAGTCTAAAGGTATGATTGAAAATGTAGTGAAGTACATAAAAGGTAATTTCGCAGACAGTCGAGTGTTCAGTGATATAGAGGATTGGAATCAGCGGGGGCTACAATGGCTAATGCGTACCGGAAATTATCAAGTTCATCAGACAACAAAAAAAAGACCAGCTGAAGTGTTTCTCGTCGAAAAGCAACACTTAAAGCCAGTCTCTTCCCTACTTTCATATGAAAGTACCAATAATCAAAGTATAACAAGAAGTGTAAGCAAGGACAATACAATCCGGTATAAGTCCAATCGATATTCCGTCCCTCTCGGGACTTATCAAACAAACGCTGATAACCATGTTTTGATTGAAGTTACAGGTGAAGAACCACCGACGCTCGTGATTCGAAAAGAAGCAGAAAGTGAAATCATTGCGGAACACGTTATCAGCTTAGAAAAAGGGAAACTCATTCAAAATCGCAATCATATCCGTGATCGATCCAAAGGTGTTGAAGAGTTTAAACGACGTTTGATCTCCTTTTTTGAAAATAAAACACAGGCATCTGGTTACTTTGATGAGATCAGCCAAAGATACCCAAGGTATCGTCGAGACCAGTTTGCGATCATTCATCAGGTCATCAAACAGTATCCAACGGTAATCGAGACCGTATTGACCAAGTGTATGAGAGAAAAGCTGTTTAGTGCAAATGACTTTCGTGATATGGCCAAGCACATTAATAGATTGCCTCATGAGCCGGTAAAAGAGGCAAAATCCTTTTATACCTATCCCGCAAAATATAGTCACATTAAGACCTCTACCCGTTCTATAAATGCTTATACCAGCATATTAGGAGGTCTATCATGA